The following are encoded together in the Brassica napus cultivar Da-Ae chromosome A9, Da-Ae, whole genome shotgun sequence genome:
- the LOC125577912 gene encoding ABC transporter I family member 21: MARSDGAIRVSGMQFSYDVQDPIFFDFSLDLPAGSRCLLVGANGSGKTTLLKILAGKHMVGGKNIVQVLNRSAFHDTDLVCSGDLSYLGGSWSKTAGSAGEIPLQGDFSAEHMIFGVEGIDPVRREKLIDLLDINLKWRMHKVSDGQRRRVQICMGLLQPFKVLLLDEVTVDLDVVARMDLLEFFKEECEQRGATIVYATHIFDGLETWASHLAYIHGGELKLSAKLKEIKDLETSPNLLSVVENWLRSETKVEKKTKKKPVATSPFMSSRQMAYYR, translated from the exons ATGGCCAGAAGCGACGGTGCGATTAGGGTTAGCGGAATGCAGTTTTCTTACGACGTCCAAGATCCTATCTTCTTCGATTTCAGCCTCGATCTCCCCGCCGGATCTCGTTGCCTCTTGGTTGGTGCTAATGGATCTG GCAAGACGACTTTATTGAAGATTTTGGCTGGAAAGCACATGGTTGGAGGGAAGAACATTGTGCAAGTTCTGAATCGCTCTGCCTTTCACGACACAGACCTTGTCTGTAGTGGTGACTTGTCTTACCTTGGAGGCTCTTGGAGCAAAACCGCTGGTTCCGCT ggTGAGATTCCTCTCCAGGGAGATTTCTCAGCAGAGCATATGATATTTGGAG TTGAAGGGATTGATCCTGTGAGAAGAGAGAAACTAATTGATCTTCTTGATATCAATCTTAAGTGGCGTATGCATAAGGTTTCTGATGGGCAGAGACGTCGAGTGCAGATATGCATGGGTCTTTTACAACCATTCAAG GTATTATTACTGGACGAGGTCACTGTGGACCTAGACGTTGTTGCGAGGATGGATTTGTTGGAATTCTTCAAAGAAGAATGTGAACAG AGAGGAGCTACAATTGTATATGCAACGCATATTTTCGACGGACTAGAGACATGGGCTAGTCATTTGGCCTATATCCATGGAGGAGAGCTGAAACTCTCTGCTAAACTGAAGGAGATCAAGGATTTAGAAACGTCCCCAAATTTGCTCTCTGTGGTTGAAAATTGGCTTCGGTCTGAAACCAAAGTGGAGAAGAAGACTAAGAAGAAACCTGTTGCTACGTCTCCATTTATGTCATCTAGACAAATGGCGTATTACCGATGA